Part of the Chanos chanos chromosome 5, fChaCha1.1, whole genome shotgun sequence genome, TGAGTGATTGAAAGCATTGTTGGTTTGCAATAAAGCGCTATTATGTGAAATGATCAGTCTGTCTACGTATGAGAAACGAAATTCAACGATGGGAATGCAGCGAGCACGAATATGAATTGCTGTTTGAAATTCATAGGCATgaattataaaaatgaaaaataaaagcttCTTCCATAGAAGGCGATTCCATGAAAACAATTTACAAGGCACCTCAATGTGCAGGCAGTCTTTATTTACACCAGCATCCATATCCAGTAGTGTACTTCAGTTCCCGCCCTCCACTTttatgtacattaaaaaaaaaaacagttataagGGTTGAAAACAAGTACTGTGATTTTGGAGGATGAGTCTTGGGTCATGTACAGTTTTGTGGAAAACACCCAAGCATGGATCTTTGAAATCTTTACACTTCTGATTAGCATAGATGCAAATAATTCTGCATTGACATATCACATGTATTATCAGAATCCCATAAATATGAAACAGTGACAAGGTATCATACGTGGTTGTGTCACACAAGGTCTTGCCCTGGTGGTTATGGTAGGCAGGACAGCTGGTATGGCAGAGAATGGTCCATGAGgtgaacagtgtttgtgttttaaccCAACACACTGTCATTGAAGGCCAGACACACAACAGCCTTCTGATGACCGCTGTACTCTCTTTTAATCTCTCCTGTTTCAACACACCACAGTCGAGCAAGATTATCTGAAGACGctggggaggggaaaaaaaaaaaaaaaaagagtcattgCCCTGAACAGACATGCATTTTGATCCTATCACTGCACTGAGGTAGGGCACTGAAACCTGTGTTCCTATCACTGAATCAGAAGGTAAGGTCACTGTTTATTTAGGACCTTCTGTGGGAAATTTCCACTGGGCAGCTTAAGTGCTGAAAACAGTCATCTGCACGCGAGTCGTTTCTACCTTATACAACAAGGGGGAGAAGGATGTGTCTAAAAGGAACTTAATATTGCTTAATATTTCACATACACCGATGTGTAAATCATTGAAATTTCCTAAGCACCAACTAAGTGTGTCGTAAGTTCCTCGTTTGTGTTTCCTAACGTAAAGGGAGATTTCTTTATGTTacgaaaaaaaggttttaaataaaAGCACTGCAACAAGTAACCAGACGAGTAACCAGTGTACTTTTGCGTCCAGAGGCATAACCAGGATTAATATACAATGACCGTTTACTGAGATAAGTCTCCTGATAAGCTGGTTTACTGGAGTAATTCAGGTGCTTTGTCAGTATGTTACGCGTGTCACACATCACCGACCTGTCACGATGTACTGAGAGTCTCCGGAGAAGGCACAGTCCCACATCCAGCCTCGAGACGTCTCGCCGGGATTATTACTCTTGATGCTCAGTTCCGTCATCAGAGAGAAATTAGAGGTCCTCCAGATCTTGCAGGTCTGGTCAGCAGAGCAAGTGGCCAGCAGTCTGTCACAAAATCACATGCAAAATGTGCATTTGTCGTTAACAGACCAGAAAGGACCTGCTGGCCATACACACGTTCCAGGGGACAGGTGTTGGGACAAAAGCAAAGAACAACAAATGTCTGCGTAAGACGTACATCTAACGTGATAAATGTCTCTCGTTCTCCTGAAATCAAACTAACTATGGTTTACAACCTCTTTCCACAGGGATGTGAGATTCCTCAGTGGGCGCAGCCCCATGTTAACCGCCATGCTTCAGGCTATACTTACGTTGAATCAGGGCTGAATTTGCAGCGTAAAGAGTAGCGTTTGTGTGCCGGGATCTTGGTCTTGGGAATAAGTTGTGTCACTTCATCACCCATTCCTCCAGCCAAATTCCACACATAACAGTTGCCCTggaaaacagcacagcacagaagcAAGCACACCATTACCCTTCTTTGTCTTTAATACATAAGTAACTACACCATGCAGAGaacttcatttttattaaacaaTGGTGTTACAAACCGAGCTATTGACGGCAGCCATATAGCTAGCATCAGGATCAATGTGAACCGAGTTGATGGACACTTCTGGCTCTGGGATCAGCTGTTCATTATGGTCTGTTTTCAGATCCCAGATGTGGATTACACCACTTTGGTCCCCAACAATCAGTTCAGCCTGAAAGAACCCCCATGGAAAAACACTTATTAGACTATCAGATtgtattcattttcagagtGCCACGTTGCACGTACTGTGAAGTGTGCTGCTGTTCAGAATCGTTTCCATTTTCAGGCTGTTGGCCGATTTTTCAACTGCATTACTTAAGGTTTTGATAAAGAGAGAGTTACTGCTTGGACCTAATTCATTTAAAGGAAGATTCTCTGTTGTGCATTTGTTCCAAGTTATGGAGTTTCACTTacaaaaaattacattacaaaGACTTTTAGTATTTCTGCAATCATTTTTGTTAAATTGCCTCAAGTGAAATGGTTCTTGACCTGTTGTATGCAGACCACACCAAGAGCCCCCTGATGGCTTAATTTATAATAACATTTTGCACCACCTTGTTTAAAGAATAAAAGCATTACTACTGATATTATTTCATctcattatcatttttatatcaCTCTTTAATATGTATATTCATAAACTGTCTCAATAACCATTTTCACTAATTTATTAACTGCTGCATAAAGCCAAACTACCTGATAAGTGTCATGTAACTTTTGTCAATCTTCAGCAGTCTTCACTCAAGTTCCAGAATAAAACAAAGCTGCACAACATAAATAAGGTAGAAATGGACTATGCATAGTATAGTAACAACCAGAGAGAATAAATGTATAATACTCATTTAAACATGCTCACCTGATTTGGATGTAAGCACACGCAATTAATGGGGGCATTGACTTGAAAGATTCTCTGACACTGTAGATTCCtggatctaaaaaaaaaagatttcatatAGCATAAGCATCCtcaatttttcaaaaaattatttaaCTCCCGAATACAAACAACTTCAAAGCAAACAGGCTTAACATACCTCAGGTCCCAAATGCGAGCCATACAGTCTTCCCCTCCAGTATACATCCATCGGCCATCCTCATGGAAACCAACTGATGTAATATTTTTGCTAACCCCATCATAATTAATAACAGGGTTTGGATTGTTTGAATTTAGATCATACATGCGTATGTGCTGATAACctgtaaaatacataaaacatagCACAAGAAACTAATAAATATCACTTTAGTTTAGATTTACCAAAGATGAAGTAAATGATTATGTGAAGGTAAAGTAAGCACTACTCCAGATTTGGGACTCACCAGCAGCTGCAATCATGCTTCGATCGGGTGTAACTTCAAGGGAATTTACCTGCTGAGGACTGGGTTAAGGAATGCTTCCTTTGATCTTGTGACGCATTCAGTGAACAGTTAATATGACAGTTCGCCTTCCTCAACCAGGTATAGATAGTCTGTGACACCAACacttatttacagtaaatacactGCAGTTGCAAAAGTAGGTTTCGAATTATTGTATTCTTTTTGTGATTGCTACTGTAGCTACTTGCTTTGTGTTCTCTACAAAGAGGATACAGAGTCTTGGTGCTGAACTGTTCTTGTGCAAATACCGCTGTGCGCTTGCCAGAACCGTACAGTGTGGTCATATCCAGCGGTGGCGAGGATCACCGGGTCGCTCCCAACTGTTCCTTGGTTCACATTCATGGTGAACGGTACAATTATTCCTGTCCTATAATGGCACAACAGAAGACCTTTAGTTACATTCTGTCGAGGAGCGTTGCATGAACAAAGCATGCGCTGACACAGTCGTAGACATCTGTAAATCAAACGGAATATTACATCTATATTAATATCAGAATAGTGTTGATGTAAAACTGAGCGATTATTTTGTTAATTCGAGTGGCTACTTTGATGAGCTACAGATGCAAACTCCTTGACAAGGGGCAACTGTAGCCATCAAGAAGAAAGCTGCCCAAACGCGTCATTCATGAACTTCTTTTCTTACCAAGAGGATGCTGTGAACAAAACAGATGTGACGCTGGACAGGATAAAGAAAGATAGTATGTCGGCCCGTCGATGTAATTAATTTGCAAGATTCACATTGTTGTTTTACCTAGTTAGCAAGTCCAACCCGAGTCCTACTGTAAGTTTGATCCGTGCTGAGACGAGCACACTAGAAGAAAGGTTCCGGCAGGCAAAGAATTTCTAGCTCGCATTGTAGGGAAAAGCATAGAGAGACCTATGAAGTAAACAGGTGGTTTCACATATTGAAATACTTAAATCTATATTTAAATACTTTATACTTGAGTGTAAAATCTATATTCATTTAGTAACCTGACATTAGTTATTTGATTGCAGTTGAagcataaaatgtatttgtttatgtttttacgAATGTTTTGTGGCACCATGGCGTTTTTCTCAATTCAGGTTTGCTCAGCTGTAATGCTATTAACTGT contains:
- the mlst8 gene encoding target of rapamycin complex subunit lst8; translation: MNVNQGTVGSDPVILATAGYDHTVRFWQAHSGICTRTVQHQDSQVNSLEVTPDRSMIAAAGYQHIRMYDLNSNNPNPVINYDGVSKNITSVGFHEDGRWMYTGGEDCMARIWDLRSRNLQCQRIFQVNAPINCVCLHPNQAELIVGDQSGVIHIWDLKTDHNEQLIPEPEVSINSVHIDPDASYMAAVNSSGNCYVWNLAGGMGDEVTQLIPKTKIPAHKRYSLRCKFSPDSTLLATCSADQTCKIWRTSNFSLMTELSIKSNNPGETSRGWMWDCAFSGDSQYIVTASSDNLARLWCVETGEIKREYSGHQKAVVCLAFNDSVLG